A region of Salinibacter sp. 10B DNA encodes the following proteins:
- a CDS encoding PAS domain S-box protein, producing MSTDRKGSAPDSNLQNPARVRALRRYDVFDSPPTEAFDRLTVLAAEFFEVDVAFVSFVDADRQWFASTVGLEQRERPLASSFCSHTIENEDLLIITDAAGDERVCDSPFVTEMGIRFYAGAPLTTPDGHAIGTFGIMNSDRQAPSDASLRRLLSFAEMAFDALSLRRKTREHRQATRRLDAILEDPDVLTGVLAPDGTLLEANATSLNYIQESREDVIGQPFWETPWWSDRIASDVQNWIEQAAGGEYVEYNADLLGPDGAPYSVEGTIRPVVEDGAVVSLIVSARDVTQRKQSERKLRESEARYRALAENFPNGAVGVYDRDLRYTLVAGTSIGDTLPSSSRLEGARMPDVFPDATAQDLTPLFRAAVEEGESDSVETHFDDRIWRVWATPLRDEEGSIFAGLSFAQDITEQRRREQTLRLFRQIVEQAKDGILVTEAAPLDAPGPRIEYVNPAFEALSGYEAEEIRGRTPRILQGPETDPSVLASLREALEAGETWEGETINYRKDQTPYRLRWSISPIRGRNGEIEHWLSVQRDVTELRETKKALKRQRNLLKQAQRLAGAWEIDLRTEHVSWSDKVYEIHEVPPGTEIGIEEGIQFYTEEARPRIREAFERCIEKGIPYDLELPLITANGNRRWVRTVGAPAERENGTVVKVAGAFQNITERKETEQALRQQKERLQDLANSVPGVIVQFYARPDGTRGNYFVSEHARSMLGISPDPDTFYERVLERIPSSHQEEFQSSVEEAVTERTPWRHEMPFVKPSGEKIWLLGITTPREREEEVVFNGVLLDITERKKAEEKLREAKTMAEEAARLKSVMLANMSHEVRTPLTSMIGFSGLLTDRLEGHSAKLARLIHKSGQRLKNTIEAALQLSRLEAGSFTVVRETVQLNAAARTAVDEFSPQAQEHGVDVRVDPADEPVEAHADEVAVRRIVSNLLDNAIKFTPDGGQVTVRTRIDGPERVALMVQDTGIGISEEALPTIFEAFTQESEGLTREYEGAGLGLSIVQKLVDALGGTIEVETQKGEGTCFIVQLPRAYDASPQES from the coding sequence ATGTCTACCGACCGCAAGGGCTCCGCTCCCGATTCCAACCTTCAGAATCCGGCCCGTGTGCGGGCTCTGCGCCGGTATGATGTGTTCGACTCTCCTCCGACCGAGGCCTTCGATCGCCTAACCGTCCTGGCGGCCGAATTTTTCGAGGTGGACGTTGCATTCGTATCGTTTGTCGACGCCGACCGACAATGGTTTGCGTCCACCGTGGGACTGGAGCAGCGCGAACGCCCGCTGGCGTCTTCCTTCTGCTCCCACACGATCGAAAACGAGGACCTTCTGATCATCACTGACGCGGCCGGAGACGAGCGGGTGTGCGACAGCCCGTTCGTCACGGAGATGGGGATCCGGTTTTACGCGGGCGCCCCGCTCACGACCCCTGATGGCCATGCCATCGGCACGTTCGGGATCATGAACTCGGACCGGCAGGCGCCATCGGACGCCTCCCTGCGCCGCCTCCTCTCCTTTGCCGAAATGGCGTTTGACGCGTTGAGCCTACGTCGAAAAACGCGAGAGCACCGGCAGGCGACCCGGCGCCTCGATGCCATTCTGGAGGACCCGGACGTACTCACGGGCGTGCTCGCCCCCGACGGCACCCTTTTGGAGGCAAACGCGACGTCCCTCAACTATATCCAAGAGAGCCGGGAGGACGTGATCGGGCAGCCATTCTGGGAAACGCCCTGGTGGTCGGATCGAATCGCCTCGGACGTGCAGAACTGGATTGAGCAGGCGGCCGGCGGGGAGTACGTCGAGTACAATGCGGATCTACTTGGGCCGGACGGCGCTCCGTACAGCGTGGAGGGCACAATCCGTCCGGTCGTGGAGGACGGCGCGGTCGTCTCGCTCATCGTTTCCGCCCGCGACGTCACCCAGCGCAAGCAGAGCGAGCGGAAGCTCCGCGAGAGCGAGGCGCGATACCGGGCGCTTGCGGAAAACTTTCCGAACGGCGCCGTGGGGGTGTACGACCGGGACCTCCGCTACACGCTGGTGGCCGGAACATCGATCGGGGACACCCTACCGTCGTCCTCCCGCCTTGAGGGCGCCCGGATGCCGGACGTCTTTCCGGACGCAACCGCCCAAGACCTGACGCCGCTCTTTCGTGCTGCGGTGGAGGAAGGAGAATCCGACAGCGTCGAGACCCACTTCGACGATCGCATCTGGCGGGTCTGGGCCACACCTCTGCGGGACGAGGAGGGATCGATCTTCGCCGGCCTGAGCTTTGCGCAGGACATCACCGAGCAGCGTCGTCGGGAGCAGACCTTGCGCCTTTTCCGACAGATCGTGGAGCAGGCGAAGGACGGCATTCTCGTGACCGAAGCCGCTCCCCTGGACGCCCCTGGCCCCCGCATCGAATACGTCAATCCGGCCTTCGAGGCCCTGTCCGGCTACGAGGCCGAGGAGATCCGTGGCCGGACGCCGCGCATCCTGCAGGGCCCCGAAACGGATCCGTCGGTGCTGGCCTCTCTTCGGGAGGCCCTGGAGGCCGGCGAGACCTGGGAGGGCGAAACGATCAACTACCGTAAGGACCAGACGCCGTACCGGCTCCGGTGGAGTATTTCCCCCATTCGGGGGCGAAACGGCGAAATCGAACACTGGCTCTCCGTCCAGCGGGACGTGACCGAGCTACGAGAGACGAAGAAAGCACTGAAACGCCAACGCAACCTTCTGAAGCAGGCCCAACGCCTGGCCGGGGCCTGGGAAATCGACCTCCGAACCGAACACGTCTCCTGGTCGGACAAGGTCTACGAAATCCACGAGGTCCCGCCCGGCACAGAGATTGGCATAGAAGAGGGAATTCAATTCTACACCGAGGAGGCCCGCCCCCGAATCCGTGAGGCCTTCGAGCGGTGCATCGAAAAGGGCATTCCCTACGACCTGGAACTGCCCCTCATCACAGCAAACGGCAACCGGCGATGGGTCCGCACGGTCGGCGCCCCGGCAGAGCGAGAAAACGGAACCGTCGTTAAGGTGGCTGGGGCATTTCAGAACATTACGGAGCGGAAAGAAACGGAGCAAGCGCTTCGCCAACAAAAAGAACGACTTCAGGATCTGGCCAACAGCGTCCCGGGCGTCATCGTCCAGTTTTATGCTCGCCCCGATGGCACGCGTGGCAACTACTTCGTGAGCGAGCACGCCCGCTCGATGCTCGGCATCTCTCCGGACCCAGACACCTTCTACGAGCGGGTTCTGGAGCGCATCCCCTCGTCGCACCAGGAGGAATTCCAGTCCTCGGTTGAGGAAGCCGTAACCGAACGAACACCCTGGCGCCACGAGATGCCGTTTGTGAAGCCCTCGGGCGAGAAGATCTGGCTCCTCGGCATCACAACGCCTCGCGAACGCGAAGAGGAGGTCGTCTTTAACGGCGTCTTGCTCGACATCACCGAGCGCAAGAAAGCCGAAGAGAAGCTCCGAGAGGCCAAGACAATGGCCGAAGAGGCCGCCCGGCTCAAGAGCGTCATGCTGGCCAATATGAGCCACGAGGTCCGGACGCCGCTCACCTCTATGATCGGGTTTTCCGGACTGCTAACGGATCGGCTGGAGGGTCACTCCGCCAAACTTGCGCGCCTCATTCACAAGAGCGGACAGCGCCTAAAAAATACGATCGAGGCAGCGCTTCAGCTCTCGCGGCTCGAAGCCGGCAGCTTCACCGTCGTCCGCGAGACCGTTCAACTCAACGCTGCGGCCCGCACGGCCGTCGACGAATTCAGTCCCCAGGCGCAGGAGCATGGCGTTGATGTACGGGTCGATCCCGCCGACGAGCCCGTGGAGGCTCACGCCGACGAGGTCGCCGTTCGGCGGATCGTGAGCAACCTCCTGGACAACGCAATCAAATTCACACCGGACGGCGGCCAGGTCACGGTTCGAACCCGGATTGACGGCCCTGAGCGCGTAGCGCTGATGGTTCAGGACACTGGGATCGGCATTTCCGAGGAGGCTCTCCCAACCATCTTCGAGGCCTTTACGCAGGAGTCAGAAGGGCTCACCCGCGAGTACGAAGGCGCAGGGCTCGGGCTCTCGATCGTTCAAAAGCTGGTGGACGCTCTTGGGGGCACCATCGAGGTCGAGACCCAAAAAGGAGAGGGAACGTGTTTCATTGTGCAGCTGCCCCGTGCCTACGACGCCTCCCCGCAGGAGTCGTAG
- a CDS encoding TonB-dependent receptor, with protein sequence MRQSYHRFLCSLLPLLAVALLGPVVGHAQSTGIVQGRVVDAADGTPLPGANVVVDGTTLGTSTGQNGRFELRNVPAGSQTLTVSYVSYQQKSQTVEVESGATITVTLEIESRVLEGGEVVVTGLRGSQFRSATQKKQSINIVDALAADRIGNLPEKNVAEAVQRLPGIVMRNDRTEGRFVSIRGGAANLNNVTLNGNTLASTAGSRATALDLLPAEMVSNVEVTKAVTPDMPANAIGGSVNISTLTAFDREGAFAFGSIRGLQHDQQVPSFETAFPFRANLTAGTQVGPNDNIGLLVSASGSRRDFTTSGLKAENWNWANEEDLPTTNVPEGFEQVVERNKRSRFALNTSFDWRPTDQTSGFVRPYFTYTDEAGIDNELEYVLKGGEDAGPTITENGSRFPAGYGSVDLSRTDEEESLWGTNVGFEHRFGSALTWSASGTYSRGYLERGGPDGEFQTPGEDSVNPQASGVADMTNFLFNFYPENPQYIGDASNYTANPVDVEYQENTENTYAAKTDVRLPFEFGALPGYLKAGGQIEMRDKSVDAADIEFNYAGDGSLSLADYAAPSVQTVQVGNSLFPFADTEAFANDFLNNVCQPPGNRLSGDRTCQNPDSPYEINTEEVQTEDVENDSENEESIYAGYAMASAEFGPLTALAGARIEYTSTSSTRFQLLENDNTGNLTTTSQTFDNSYTDVLPSVHLTFEATDNLQFRGAWTNTLGRPDYEKLSSFSEVTVEGSEAEVIEGNPNLKPFKAMNVDLTAEYYFSDGGLASVAGFYKQIDNPIYRFTETETDVSNPFGDGRTFNRVQRTQERNADSGSVLGLEATYQQSFTFLPAPLNGLGLNSNLTVTDSEVDVPNRGDLPFFQQADLVYNIVPYFQKGGFEARVAINYRGDYLLSLSEFAVNDTYVAERTTVDFNASYQLEGLIGNPELLVQVENVTNEPEVEYAGGDTNRLSSHYLSGRAVAIGLSMEF encoded by the coding sequence ATGCGTCAGTCCTACCATCGCTTCCTTTGTTCACTCCTTCCCCTCCTGGCCGTTGCTCTCCTCGGTCCCGTCGTCGGCCATGCCCAATCGACGGGCATCGTGCAGGGACGGGTCGTGGACGCAGCGGACGGCACACCGCTTCCCGGGGCCAACGTCGTGGTCGACGGCACGACGCTCGGAACGTCCACAGGCCAAAACGGCCGCTTCGAATTGCGGAACGTCCCGGCCGGCTCGCAGACCCTGACCGTTTCGTACGTGAGCTACCAACAGAAGAGCCAAACGGTCGAGGTCGAATCGGGAGCAACGATAACCGTCACTCTTGAAATCGAGAGCCGGGTGCTTGAAGGAGGAGAGGTCGTCGTGACCGGCCTGCGCGGCAGCCAGTTCCGGTCCGCAACCCAGAAAAAGCAGTCGATCAACATCGTAGATGCCCTGGCGGCCGACCGCATCGGCAACCTGCCCGAAAAGAACGTGGCGGAGGCCGTGCAGCGCCTACCGGGCATCGTAATGCGCAACGACCGCACGGAGGGGCGCTTCGTGTCGATTCGCGGCGGGGCGGCCAACCTCAACAACGTAACGCTTAACGGCAACACGCTCGCGTCGACCGCCGGTTCGCGCGCCACGGCCCTCGACCTGCTCCCGGCCGAGATGGTCTCGAACGTAGAAGTCACCAAAGCCGTGACGCCGGACATGCCGGCCAACGCCATCGGCGGATCCGTCAACATCTCGACGCTGACCGCCTTTGACCGCGAGGGAGCCTTCGCTTTCGGGTCAATCCGCGGCCTCCAACACGATCAGCAGGTGCCCTCGTTTGAGACGGCGTTTCCGTTCCGCGCCAACCTCACGGCCGGCACCCAGGTAGGCCCGAACGACAACATTGGCCTACTCGTCTCCGCCAGTGGCTCGCGTCGCGACTTCACGACCTCGGGCCTCAAGGCTGAGAACTGGAACTGGGCCAATGAGGAGGACCTGCCCACGACCAACGTCCCGGAAGGATTCGAGCAAGTCGTCGAGCGCAACAAGCGAAGCCGCTTTGCTCTGAACACGAGTTTCGACTGGCGGCCCACCGACCAGACCTCCGGTTTCGTACGGCCGTACTTCACCTACACCGACGAGGCGGGCATCGACAATGAATTGGAGTACGTGCTGAAGGGAGGCGAGGACGCCGGACCGACGATCACCGAGAACGGATCGCGGTTTCCCGCCGGCTACGGCTCCGTGGACCTCAGCCGCACCGACGAGGAAGAGTCGCTCTGGGGCACCAATGTGGGATTTGAGCACCGCTTCGGCAGTGCCCTCACGTGGTCGGCCAGCGGCACCTACTCGCGCGGCTACCTTGAGCGGGGCGGCCCGGACGGCGAATTCCAGACGCCCGGCGAGGACAGCGTGAACCCGCAGGCCTCCGGCGTGGCCGACATGACCAACTTCCTCTTCAACTTCTATCCGGAGAATCCGCAGTATATCGGCGACGCAAGCAACTACACGGCCAACCCCGTCGACGTCGAGTATCAAGAAAACACGGAGAACACCTACGCGGCGAAAACCGACGTCCGCCTTCCGTTCGAATTCGGCGCGCTCCCGGGCTACCTCAAGGCGGGCGGCCAGATTGAGATGCGGGACAAGTCGGTGGACGCGGCTGACATCGAGTTCAACTACGCGGGCGACGGCAGCCTCTCACTGGCAGACTACGCGGCTCCGAGTGTGCAAACGGTGCAGGTAGGCAATAGCCTCTTCCCATTTGCGGATACGGAGGCCTTCGCCAACGATTTCCTCAACAACGTCTGCCAACCCCCGGGCAACCGACTCTCAGGCGACCGCACCTGCCAAAACCCCGACAGCCCGTACGAGATCAACACGGAGGAAGTCCAGACGGAGGACGTGGAGAACGACTCCGAGAATGAAGAGAGCATCTACGCGGGGTACGCAATGGCCTCGGCCGAATTTGGTCCCCTGACGGCCCTTGCGGGCGCCCGAATCGAGTACACGTCCACCTCCTCCACCCGCTTCCAGCTCCTAGAAAACGACAACACGGGTAACCTCACCACCACCAGCCAGACCTTCGACAATTCCTACACCGACGTGCTGCCCTCGGTGCACCTCACGTTTGAGGCCACCGACAACCTCCAGTTCCGCGGCGCCTGGACCAACACCCTTGGACGTCCGGACTACGAGAAGCTGTCCTCGTTCAGCGAGGTCACCGTAGAGGGCTCGGAGGCGGAGGTGATTGAAGGGAACCCGAACCTGAAGCCCTTCAAGGCCATGAATGTCGACCTCACCGCCGAATATTACTTCTCCGACGGCGGACTCGCGTCGGTGGCCGGCTTCTACAAACAGATTGACAATCCGATCTACCGGTTCACCGAGACGGAAACGGACGTATCAAACCCCTTCGGCGACGGCCGGACGTTCAATCGCGTCCAGCGCACGCAGGAGCGAAACGCGGACTCGGGCTCGGTGCTGGGCCTGGAGGCCACCTACCAGCAGTCGTTCACCTTCCTGCCCGCCCCGCTCAACGGCCTCGGCCTCAATTCGAACCTCACCGTCACGGACTCGGAGGTTGACGTGCCCAATCGCGGCGACCTGCCGTTCTTCCAGCAGGCCGACCTGGTGTACAACATCGTGCCGTACTTCCAAAAGGGCGGCTTCGAGGCCCGCGTCGCGATCAACTACCGCGGCGACTACCTCCTGTCGCTGAGCGAGTTTGCGGTAAACGACACCTACGTGGCCGAACGGACGACGGTGGACTTCAATGCCAGCTACCAGCTTGAGGGGCTGATCGGCAATCCTGAGCTGCTGGTGCAGGTCGAGAACGTGACGAATGAGCCGGAGGTTGAGTACGCCGGGGGCGATACGAATCGCCTCTCCAGTCACTACCTGAGCGGCCGCGCCGTAGCCATCGGCCTTTCGATGGAATTCTAG